From Rhizorhabdus wittichii RW1, a single genomic window includes:
- a CDS encoding phosphoadenosine phosphosulfate reductase (PFAM: phosphoadenosine phosphosulfate reductase~KEGG: msm:MSMEG_1245 phosphoadenosine phosphosulfate reductase): MTARGDEGGEPVRHILSLSGGKDSAALAIYLRDRVPEMEYIFHDSDKELRETYDYLGRLEAILGKPIIRTSPVDTFDHWLAVFGGMLPSNHRRWCTKMLKLKPFENYVGDSPVINYVGLRADEKRVGYISTKANITAVYPFIEDGLVRKDIMQILEDSGLGLPPYMEWGRSRSGCYFCFYQQKIEWVRLYEMHPDLYALAQGYEEKAVEYGEQFYWCQNETLADLAKPERRAQIKRNWEISEARKKAKRKNVALVETLGGLEPEDDPGLRDGCLICSL; encoded by the coding sequence ATGACAGCGCGCGGCGACGAGGGGGGCGAGCCCGTCCGCCATATCCTGAGTCTTTCTGGCGGCAAAGACAGCGCGGCGCTCGCCATTTACCTGCGCGATCGCGTGCCGGAGATGGAGTATATTTTCCACGATTCCGACAAGGAGTTGCGGGAAACATATGATTATCTGGGCAGGCTCGAAGCCATCCTGGGCAAACCGATCATTCGAACCTCGCCGGTCGACACATTCGACCACTGGCTGGCCGTGTTCGGCGGGATGCTGCCGTCCAATCATCGGCGCTGGTGCACGAAGATGCTGAAGCTCAAGCCGTTCGAAAACTATGTCGGCGACAGCCCGGTCATAAATTATGTCGGTCTGCGGGCCGATGAAAAGCGTGTCGGTTACATCAGCACCAAGGCCAATATCACGGCGGTCTATCCGTTCATCGAGGACGGCCTCGTGCGCAAGGACATCATGCAGATCCTCGAGGATTCAGGTCTTGGCCTGCCTCCCTACATGGAATGGGGACGTTCGCGCTCTGGCTGTTATTTCTGCTTCTACCAGCAGAAAATCGAATGGGTACGCCTCTATGAGATGCATCCCGATCTCTATGCGCTGGCTCAGGGCTACGAGGAAAAGGCCGTGGAATATGGTGAGCAGTTCTACTGGTGTCAGAACGAGACGCTGGCCGATCTCGCCAAGCCGGAGCGACGTGCGCAGATCAAGCGCAATTGGGAGATTTCCGAGGCGCGCAAGAAGGCCAAGCGCAAGAATGTGGCGCTTGTCGAGACGTTGGGCGGGTTGGAGCCGGAGGACGATCCAGGTTTGCGGGATGGCTGCCTGATCTGTTCCCTCTGA
- a CDS encoding hypothetical protein (KEGG: ava:Ava_B0311 hypothetical protein), with amino-acid sequence MPKSPVAIASLFHVPGRFVRSVQLERDFADPAALDDYIATPAIAQAFARITEGLRPASGRRAWRITGDYGVGKSSFALVVAQMLARRNDENVARIGRGLGWDAAGDNVPRFWSILLTGSRGPIVPNLARAISDAVEARRPARGKVPRAHSAIMTEAAAVAQSGDAGALEALVASFRALAAEQGEGVLLVIDELGKFLEHVAQNDGNQDVFILQRLAEAASRSGKQPFVLVTMLHQGFHAYAEKLPMASRNEWEKVAGRFEEIVFDQPLAHMAALVAGALRVETAKLPAPLRSAASGIASATADMGWLAGGTVSAADLDITRLYPLHPTILPVLVRFFARFGQHERSLFGFLLSNEPFGLQSFSAQSVAADCWYRLDDLYDYVRACFGHRLAGASYRSHWLRIVETIDSVVDASALELRLLKAIALLNLIDAEDLLPTDRALAAAFSPACEAEVGKALSSLQAQGAIFRRGIAGGYRLWPNASVNLEVALETAARSVGEIRSVAGALIPHLSTDPIMARRHYLETGTLRYFEIGFCAAEDLGEALCREHKADGLLFVALADDQAGADQAATVAYSKAAAERSDIVLCIPPPVAGLAGELRDLSLWTWVAQNTPELAEDTFAAAEVARQVAAARRALLTRAEQLIGMRHASLGSQCIWKGADVPGASRRRGMSSALSAICDELFGKAPRITNELLNRNALSTPAAAARMRLIERLYQSAEAPDLGMDPDKAPPEKSIYLSVLKAGGIHVATDEGFGVTLPSSDDPLQLAPALEELRTRIEAGQGDRVGVVDLFQHLRRPPYGVRDGVAPLLLAILLRTNAHELAVYEHGTFLHRFGPSDFQRLIKGPHYFEIQHCRVSGVRLEVFDALVSTFAKEVQGKSVDLLDVVRPLCQFAAQLPPYSQKSTGLSPAALGVRDALLTAREPITLLFRDLPVACGFAAFEEGLGGDTVRAFASRLQDAIDELRQTYDALLQRIMDRIAAALDQTEGFDRVTLASRASRVSLVAREPRLRTFALRLRDPGLSDTAWAEALASYVVAKPPSKWLAADEARFAEEAGTLAEHFRKTEAAAFAHADMAPQADAVRVNLTRGDGEDLVCIVEPGEDEDLRQQAELLSGRLPKDAQLRRRLLADLMWRELQAEAGEAKVSKPTGATRRGAA; translated from the coding sequence ATGCCTAAGTCCCCCGTCGCAATCGCCAGCCTGTTTCATGTTCCTGGACGCTTCGTGCGCTCGGTCCAGCTCGAGCGCGATTTTGCGGATCCCGCGGCGCTTGACGATTATATCGCGACCCCGGCAATCGCACAGGCGTTCGCGCGCATCACCGAGGGCCTGCGCCCGGCGTCGGGTCGCCGCGCCTGGCGCATCACTGGTGACTATGGCGTGGGCAAATCGTCCTTTGCACTGGTCGTCGCCCAGATGCTTGCCCGCCGAAACGACGAGAATGTCGCGCGTATCGGCCGAGGCCTGGGATGGGACGCGGCGGGCGACAATGTTCCCCGCTTTTGGTCAATCCTTCTAACCGGTAGCCGCGGCCCCATCGTGCCGAACCTGGCGCGTGCGATCAGCGATGCGGTGGAGGCGCGCCGACCCGCGCGCGGGAAAGTGCCACGCGCTCACAGTGCAATAATGACGGAGGCGGCAGCGGTAGCCCAGTCCGGTGACGCCGGCGCGCTCGAGGCACTGGTTGCGAGTTTTCGGGCGCTGGCGGCTGAGCAGGGCGAGGGCGTCCTCCTCGTTATCGACGAGCTCGGCAAGTTTCTCGAACATGTCGCACAGAATGACGGCAACCAGGATGTGTTCATCCTCCAGCGGCTCGCTGAAGCAGCATCGCGCAGCGGCAAGCAGCCTTTTGTGCTGGTGACCATGCTGCATCAGGGTTTCCATGCCTATGCGGAAAAACTGCCCATGGCCTCGCGCAATGAATGGGAGAAGGTCGCGGGCCGGTTCGAGGAAATCGTTTTCGATCAGCCGCTCGCCCATATGGCGGCGCTGGTGGCAGGTGCGCTTCGCGTCGAAACCGCTAAGCTCCCGGCCCCGCTCCGTTCGGCCGCCTCGGGCATCGCTTCGGCGACTGCCGACATGGGATGGCTGGCAGGGGGCACGGTGAGCGCCGCGGACCTGGATATCACCCGTCTCTATCCGTTGCATCCGACGATCCTGCCGGTGCTTGTGCGATTTTTTGCCCGCTTCGGTCAGCACGAGCGGTCGCTGTTCGGCTTTCTCCTGTCGAATGAGCCGTTCGGTCTGCAGAGCTTTTCCGCCCAGTCTGTGGCGGCCGACTGCTGGTATCGGCTCGACGACCTCTATGATTACGTGCGGGCGTGCTTTGGCCATCGGCTTGCCGGTGCGAGCTACCGGTCGCACTGGCTCCGGATCGTTGAGACGATCGATTCAGTGGTCGATGCATCCGCACTGGAACTGCGTCTTCTCAAGGCGATTGCTCTGCTCAACCTGATCGATGCGGAGGATCTTCTGCCCACGGACAGGGCTCTTGCGGCTGCCTTTTCGCCTGCGTGCGAGGCCGAGGTGGGCAAGGCTCTGTCATCGCTGCAGGCCCAGGGCGCCATCTTCCGTCGAGGTATCGCCGGCGGTTATCGCCTCTGGCCGAATGCCAGCGTCAACCTGGAAGTTGCGCTCGAAACCGCAGCGCGCTCCGTCGGCGAGATCCGGTCTGTTGCTGGCGCCCTGATCCCGCATTTGTCGACTGACCCGATCATGGCTCGCCGACACTATCTCGAGACCGGCACTTTGCGCTATTTCGAGATCGGCTTCTGCGCTGCGGAAGATCTTGGCGAAGCTCTGTGCCGCGAACATAAGGCCGACGGCTTGCTGTTCGTTGCGCTGGCTGATGATCAGGCGGGGGCCGATCAGGCTGCGACCGTCGCATACTCGAAGGCGGCTGCCGAGCGGTCCGATATCGTCCTCTGTATACCGCCGCCGGTCGCGGGATTGGCCGGTGAGTTGCGCGATCTGTCGCTCTGGACCTGGGTGGCGCAAAATACCCCCGAGCTTGCGGAGGACACGTTTGCAGCCGCCGAAGTGGCGCGCCAGGTCGCCGCCGCGCGGCGTGCTCTGCTGACGCGTGCCGAGCAGCTGATCGGGATGCGCCATGCGAGCCTGGGTTCGCAGTGCATCTGGAAGGGTGCCGATGTCCCTGGCGCCAGTCGTCGTCGCGGCATGTCGTCGGCGTTGTCGGCTATCTGCGACGAACTGTTCGGCAAGGCCCCCCGGATCACCAACGAGCTTCTCAATCGTAATGCGCTCAGCACACCTGCCGCAGCGGCGCGTATGCGGCTCATCGAGCGGCTCTACCAGTCGGCAGAGGCGCCCGACCTGGGAATGGACCCGGACAAGGCGCCCCCGGAGAAGTCGATCTACCTCTCCGTTCTCAAGGCGGGCGGCATTCACGTCGCGACGGACGAGGGGTTTGGCGTGACGCTGCCTTCGTCGGATGATCCGCTCCAGCTGGCGCCAGCCCTGGAAGAACTGCGCACGCGTATCGAAGCTGGACAGGGCGACCGTGTTGGCGTGGTCGACCTTTTCCAGCATCTGCGTCGGCCGCCCTACGGCGTCCGGGATGGCGTCGCACCGCTCCTGCTGGCGATCTTGCTGCGGACCAATGCGCATGAGCTCGCCGTCTATGAGCATGGTACGTTCCTGCACAGATTTGGCCCATCGGATTTCCAGCGGCTGATAAAAGGCCCGCACTATTTCGAGATCCAGCACTGCCGCGTCTCTGGTGTTCGTCTGGAGGTCTTCGACGCGCTGGTATCGACTTTCGCCAAGGAGGTGCAGGGCAAGTCGGTCGATCTGCTCGACGTCGTGCGGCCGCTTTGCCAATTCGCCGCACAGTTGCCGCCTTACAGCCAGAAATCGACTGGCCTCAGTCCTGCTGCGCTGGGTGTTCGTGACGCGCTGCTGACCGCGCGGGAGCCGATCACCCTTCTCTTCCGCGATTTGCCGGTCGCCTGTGGTTTTGCCGCATTCGAGGAGGGGTTGGGAGGCGACACCGTGCGCGCCTTCGCGTCGCGCCTTCAGGATGCGATCGACGAGCTGCGCCAGACCTATGACGCGTTGTTGCAGCGGATCATGGACCGGATTGCAGCGGCGCTCGACCAGACCGAGGGCTTTGATCGTGTGACGCTGGCGTCGCGAGCCTCCCGCGTATCCCTGGTGGCGCGTGAGCCGCGCCTGCGTACTTTCGCCCTGCGCCTGCGAGACCCGGGGCTTTCGGATACCGCTTGGGCCGAGGCGCTTGCGAGCTATGTCGTGGCGAAGCCGCCTTCGAAGTGGCTCGCGGCGGACGAGGCGCGTTTTGCTGAAGAGGCTGGGACTCTTGCCGAGCATTTCCGCAAGACCGAAGCGGCAGCGTTCGCCCACGCCGACATGGCGCCACAAGCCGATGCGGTGCGCGTGAACCTGACCCGGGGCGACGGCGAGGATCTGGTGTGCATCGTCGAGCCGGGCGAAGATGAGGATCTTCGCCAGCAGGCAGAGCTGCTCAGCGGTCGCCTCCCCAAGGATGCCCAGCTGCGCCGCCGCCTGCTGGCTGATCTCATGTGGCGGGAATTGCAGGCTGAAGCCGGAGAAGCGAAGGTCAGCAAACCGACAGGCGCGACCCGGCGAGGTGCCGCATGA